From one Streptomyces sp. NBC_01478 genomic stretch:
- a CDS encoding LysR family transcriptional regulator has translation MSNGEVEDQREGSIAHRVPELGALELLLAVARLGSLGGAARELGITQPAASSRIRSMERQLGVALVDRSPRGSRLTDAGALVTDWARRVVEAAAAFDAGAQALRHRRDSRLRVAASMTIAEYLLPGWLLALRSQRPDTAVSLLAGNSTTVVERLLSDEADLGFVEGLSVPPGLDSTVIAHDHLIVVTAPTHPWARRRRPVPAEELASTPLILREKGSGTRQVLDAALGGLARPLIELSSTTAVKASAVSGAGPAVLSELAVGEELSMRRLVRIPVQGVSLARDLRAVWPTGHRPTGPARELLSLTRG, from the coding sequence ATGAGCAACGGCGAGGTGGAAGATCAGCGGGAGGGGTCGATCGCGCACCGGGTGCCGGAGCTGGGCGCGCTGGAGCTGTTGCTGGCGGTGGCCCGGCTCGGGAGTCTGGGCGGGGCGGCCCGCGAACTGGGGATCACCCAGCCGGCGGCCAGCAGCCGTATCCGCTCCATGGAACGGCAACTGGGTGTGGCCCTGGTCGACCGCTCACCCCGCGGGTCACGTCTGACCGACGCGGGGGCCCTGGTCACGGACTGGGCCCGGCGGGTCGTCGAGGCCGCCGCGGCCTTCGACGCGGGTGCTCAGGCGCTACGGCATCGCCGTGACTCCCGGCTTCGCGTCGCGGCCAGCATGACCATCGCGGAGTACCTCCTCCCCGGCTGGCTCCTCGCCCTGCGCTCCCAACGACCCGACACGGCAGTGTCGTTGCTGGCCGGCAACTCGACGACGGTCGTGGAGCGGCTGCTGTCCGACGAGGCGGACCTGGGCTTCGTGGAGGGCCTGTCGGTTCCGCCCGGCCTCGACTCCACGGTGATCGCCCACGACCACCTGATCGTCGTGACGGCTCCGACCCATCCCTGGGCCCGGCGTCGACGCCCGGTCCCGGCAGAGGAATTGGCGTCGACGCCGCTGATCCTCCGGGAGAAGGGTTCAGGCACGAGGCAGGTGCTGGACGCGGCGTTGGGTGGTCTGGCCCGCCCGTTGATCGAGTTGTCCTCCACTACGGCGGTCAAGGCATCGGCGGTGAGCGGAGCGGGGCCGGCCGTCCTGAGCGAACTGGCGGTCGGCGAGGAACTGTCGATGCGGCGCCTGGTCCGCATCCCGGTGCAAGGCGTCTCCCTGGCCCGGGACTTGAGAGCGGTCTGGCCAACAGGCCACCGCCCGACGGGCCCGGCCCGAGAGCTCCTGTCCCTGACCCGGGGTTAA
- a CDS encoding TDT family transporter — protein sequence MVTAVRHLGPNWYASVMGTAVVATAGAGLPGHLPGLRTACTAVWALSLAMLLTLLAARILHWTHHRDQARAHLHDPATAPFYGCLAMALLTVGGATLVVGQDWIGLRAAVVLDAVLFGTGTAVGLTAAVAVPYLMAVRHHVHPSQATPVWLLPVVAPMVSAALGPLLVPHLPAGQARETLLLACFAMFGLSLLATLLMLPLVFARLVAGGPLPLALTPTLFLVLGPLGQSTTAVGKFADFAPGVVPTAYAQGFTLLTVLYGVPVMGFALLWFGLATAHVVRARRRGMGFTMTWWAFTFPVGTCVTGAESLSRHTGLAAYDGLAILLYGVLVAAWATAAVHTARGLVSGALLAGPRPAPVALRPVTARTT from the coding sequence ATGGTCACCGCAGTTCGTCATCTCGGCCCCAACTGGTACGCCTCCGTCATGGGCACCGCCGTCGTCGCCACGGCCGGCGCCGGGCTCCCCGGCCACCTCCCCGGACTGCGCACGGCCTGCACCGCCGTCTGGGCCCTCTCCCTGGCGATGCTCCTGACCCTGCTCGCCGCCCGCATCCTGCACTGGACCCACCACCGCGACCAGGCCCGCGCCCACCTCCACGACCCCGCGACGGCCCCGTTCTACGGCTGCCTCGCGATGGCCCTGCTGACCGTGGGCGGCGCGACCCTGGTCGTCGGCCAGGACTGGATCGGGCTGCGGGCGGCGGTCGTCCTCGACGCCGTGCTGTTCGGGACCGGTACGGCCGTCGGGCTCACGGCGGCCGTGGCCGTCCCGTACCTGATGGCCGTACGACATCACGTGCACCCTTCCCAGGCGACCCCCGTGTGGCTGCTGCCCGTCGTCGCGCCGATGGTGTCCGCCGCGCTCGGCCCGCTCCTCGTGCCCCATCTGCCGGCCGGGCAGGCCCGCGAGACCCTGCTCCTCGCGTGCTTCGCGATGTTCGGACTGAGCCTGCTCGCCACACTCCTCATGCTGCCGCTGGTCTTCGCCCGCCTCGTCGCCGGCGGCCCGCTGCCCCTCGCGCTCACCCCGACGCTGTTCCTGGTCCTGGGTCCGCTGGGTCAGTCCACCACCGCCGTCGGCAAGTTCGCGGACTTCGCCCCCGGCGTCGTACCGACCGCGTACGCCCAGGGCTTCACCCTCCTCACCGTCCTCTACGGCGTCCCCGTCATGGGCTTCGCCCTGCTCTGGTTCGGCCTCGCCACCGCGCACGTCGTCCGCGCCCGGCGCCGGGGCATGGGATTCACGATGACCTGGTGGGCGTTCACCTTCCCGGTCGGCACCTGCGTCACCGGCGCCGAGTCCCTGTCCCGCCACACCGGCCTCGCCGCCTACGACGGGCTCGCGATCCTCCTCTACGGCGTGCTGGTCGCCGCCTGGGCCACCGCAGCCGTGCACACGGCGCGCGGTCTGGTCAGCGGTGCGCTGCTCGCAGGGCCGCGCCCAGCACCCGTGGCGCTTCGGCCAGTGACGGCCCGTACCACGTGA
- a CDS encoding helical backbone metal receptor has protein sequence MRVVSLVPSLTEAIAVSAPGVLVGATDWCSHPPDLDVTRVGGTKNPKLDPVLALAPDLVIANEEENREPDLTALREAGVEVLVTEVRDVPQAFRELARVLAACGASPRPRWLDEAERAWAQLPAPENRLTAVVPVWRRPWMVLGRDTFAGDVLSRLGVDNAYAAHAERYPRASVGELRAVAPDLVVLPDEPYRFTAEDGPEAFAGLPCALVGGRHLTWYGPSLAEAPRVLGAALRAAHR, from the coding sequence ATGCGCGTGGTCTCCCTGGTGCCGTCGCTCACGGAGGCGATCGCCGTATCGGCGCCGGGAGTTCTGGTCGGTGCGACGGACTGGTGCAGCCATCCGCCGGACCTCGACGTCACCCGCGTCGGCGGCACCAAGAACCCGAAGCTCGACCCGGTCCTCGCCCTCGCCCCCGACCTGGTGATCGCCAACGAGGAGGAGAACCGCGAGCCGGACCTGACGGCCCTGCGGGAGGCGGGCGTCGAGGTCCTGGTCACCGAAGTGCGTGACGTCCCACAGGCGTTCCGCGAACTGGCCCGGGTGCTCGCCGCGTGCGGAGCCTCGCCACGACCCCGCTGGCTGGACGAAGCCGAGCGGGCGTGGGCACAACTCCCGGCCCCCGAAAACCGGTTGACCGCCGTCGTGCCCGTCTGGCGGCGGCCCTGGATGGTGCTGGGCCGGGACACCTTCGCGGGCGACGTGCTGTCCCGGCTGGGCGTGGACAACGCGTACGCGGCGCACGCCGAGCGCTATCCGCGCGCCTCGGTCGGCGAACTGCGGGCGGTGGCCCCGGACTTGGTGGTCCTCCCGGACGAGCCCTACCGCTTCACGGCCGAGGACGGCCCGGAGGCCTTCGCGGGGCTGCCGTGCGCGCTCGTCGGCGGCAGGCATCTCACGTGGTACGGGCCGTCACTGGCCGAAGCGCCACGGGTGCTGGGCGCGGCCCTGCGAGCAGCGCACCGCTGA
- a CDS encoding helix-turn-helix domain-containing protein: MGDHKEQPLRVGAAVRRRRRALSLTLAVVAERSGLSVPFLSQVENDRARPSRSSLEKVADALRTTAVELLAAADPACSVDVVRAEEPESVGTPRMRSLVRGHHQLHASEFTGDHDAGREFQHRNDELMYVAEGAVEIEAEGRAYRLVRGDTMYLTGGVRHRWRATVPDTRVVVVAVAEHIEAVQDRQR; the protein is encoded by the coding sequence ATGGGCGACCACAAAGAACAGCCCCTTCGGGTGGGTGCGGCCGTACGGCGACGCCGTCGCGCGCTGTCTCTGACCCTCGCCGTCGTGGCCGAACGCAGCGGCCTGTCGGTGCCCTTCCTGAGCCAGGTCGAGAACGACAGGGCCCGCCCCAGCCGAAGCTCCCTGGAGAAGGTGGCCGACGCCCTGCGCACCACGGCCGTCGAACTCCTCGCCGCCGCCGACCCCGCGTGCAGCGTCGACGTCGTACGCGCGGAGGAACCCGAGTCGGTCGGCACACCCCGGATGCGTTCCCTGGTCCGGGGCCATCATCAACTGCACGCCTCGGAGTTCACCGGTGACCACGACGCGGGACGTGAATTCCAGCACCGCAACGACGAGTTGATGTACGTCGCGGAGGGCGCCGTCGAGATCGAGGCGGAGGGGCGGGCGTACCGCCTCGTGCGCGGCGACACGATGTACCTCACCGGAGGCGTCCGGCACCGCTGGCGCGCGACCGTGCCGGACACCCGGGTGGTCGTGGTCGCGGTGGCCGAGCACATCGAGGCGGTCCAGGACCGCCAGCGCTGA
- a CDS encoding ABC transporter permease/substrate binding protein, whose translation MPRLPLGDWVDSGVDWLLAHMSWLFDAIKTVVEGMYDGINAVLTAPEPLLLAGILAVIAWWLRGLAAGVLAFAGFLLIDSLDLWDRAMSTLALVLVATVIALVISIPLGIWAARSRTVSAVVRPALDLLQTMPSMVLLIPAILFFGLGTSAGVIATLIFALAPGVRMTELGIRQVDAELVEAAEAFGTSPRDTLLRVQLPLALPTIMAGVNQVIMLGLSMVVIAGMVGTGGLGGAVNEAIGQLDIGFGFEAGVGIVVLAIYLDRMTGALGTQISPLGRRAAAKARAAGGAKPWNYRPRPAFAVIGVVVLALVAGGLGVFGPSAGTKATSATDVGKGKNITIGYIPWDEGIASTFLWKEILEERGYKVTTTQYAAGPLYTGLATGQVDFQTDSWLPTTHAEYWKKYGKQLDDIGSWYGSTSLELTVPAYMKDVNTLADLKTHASEFGGKITGIEPSAGMMGLLKTKVLKEYGLQGSYDVVDGSTPAMLAELKRAYAKKQPIVVTLWSPHWAYSDYKLKKLTDPKNAWGKGDGVHTVARKGFAADNPDVGTWLKDFGMTESQLTGLEAQIQKSGKGEEQAAVRTWLKQHPGLVDQLAPVTKNQKSQAAG comes from the coding sequence GTGCCTAGGCTCCCGCTCGGCGACTGGGTCGACTCCGGTGTCGACTGGCTCCTCGCCCACATGTCCTGGCTCTTCGACGCGATCAAGACGGTCGTCGAGGGCATGTACGACGGCATCAACGCGGTCCTCACCGCCCCCGAACCCCTGCTCCTCGCGGGCATCCTCGCGGTGATCGCCTGGTGGCTGCGCGGACTGGCCGCGGGTGTCCTGGCCTTCGCCGGGTTCCTGCTGATCGACTCGCTCGACCTGTGGGACCGGGCCATGTCGACCCTGGCCCTGGTGCTCGTGGCGACCGTCATCGCCCTGGTGATCTCGATTCCGCTGGGCATCTGGGCGGCCCGCTCCCGGACGGTCAGCGCGGTCGTACGGCCCGCTCTCGACCTGCTCCAGACGATGCCGTCGATGGTGCTGCTGATCCCGGCGATCCTCTTCTTCGGGCTCGGCACCTCCGCCGGCGTCATCGCCACCCTGATCTTCGCGCTCGCCCCCGGCGTCCGCATGACCGAGCTGGGTATCCGCCAGGTCGACGCCGAACTCGTCGAAGCCGCCGAGGCGTTCGGCACCTCACCGCGCGACACGCTCCTGCGCGTCCAACTGCCGCTCGCCCTCCCGACGATCATGGCGGGCGTCAACCAGGTCATCATGCTGGGCCTGTCGATGGTCGTCATCGCCGGCATGGTCGGCACCGGCGGCCTCGGCGGCGCCGTCAACGAGGCCATCGGCCAGCTCGACATCGGCTTCGGCTTCGAGGCGGGCGTCGGCATCGTCGTCCTCGCGATCTACCTCGACCGGATGACCGGCGCGCTCGGCACCCAGATCTCCCCGCTCGGTCGCAGGGCCGCCGCCAAGGCCCGCGCGGCGGGTGGCGCCAAGCCCTGGAACTACCGCCCCCGCCCGGCCTTCGCCGTGATCGGCGTGGTCGTCCTCGCACTGGTGGCCGGCGGCCTGGGCGTCTTCGGCCCCTCCGCAGGCACGAAGGCGACCTCCGCGACGGACGTCGGCAAGGGCAAGAACATCACCATTGGCTACATCCCCTGGGACGAGGGCATCGCCTCCACCTTCCTCTGGAAGGAGATCCTGGAGGAACGCGGCTACAAGGTGACGACCACCCAGTACGCGGCGGGCCCGCTCTACACCGGCCTCGCCACCGGCCAGGTCGACTTCCAGACCGACTCCTGGCTGCCCACCACGCACGCCGAGTACTGGAAGAAGTACGGCAAGCAACTCGACGACATCGGCAGTTGGTACGGCTCCACGTCCTTGGAGCTGACCGTCCCGGCGTACATGAAGGACGTCAACACCCTGGCGGACCTCAAGACCCACGCCTCCGAGTTCGGCGGCAAGATCACCGGCATCGAACCGAGCGCCGGAATGATGGGCCTCCTCAAGACCAAGGTCCTCAAGGAGTACGGCCTCCAGGGCTCCTACGACGTCGTGGACGGCTCCACTCCGGCGATGCTGGCCGAGCTGAAGCGGGCGTACGCCAAGAAGCAGCCGATCGTCGTCACGCTCTGGTCGCCGCACTGGGCGTACAGCGACTACAAGCTGAAGAAGCTCACCGACCCGAAGAACGCCTGGGGCAAGGGCGACGGCGTGCACACCGTGGCGCGCAAGGGCTTCGCCGCCGACAACCCCGACGTCGGCACGTGGCTGAAGGACTTCGGGATGACCGAGTCCCAGCTCACCGGTCTGGAGGCGCAGATCCAGAAGTCCGGCAAGGGCGAGGAGCAGGCCGCCGTCCGCACCTGGCTGAAGCAACACCCGGGCCTGGTCGACCAGTTGGCCCCGGTCACGAAGAACCAGAAGAGCCAGGCGGCCGGGTGA
- a CDS encoding quaternary amine ABC transporter ATP-binding protein: MSARLEAEHLHKVFGRRPDQAVERLRAGADREELRAEGTTAAVIDASFSVAPGQIFVVMGLSGSGKSTLLRMLNGLLEPTAGRVLFDGQDLTALGDRELRAVRARKISMVFQHFALFPHRSVRENAAYGLAVQGVPRAEREARADEALALCGLAGWEDSWPDELSGGMQQRVGLARALATDADLLLMDESFSALDPLIRRDMQDKLLELQKSLKKTIVFITHDLNEAMRLGDRIAVMRDGRIVQTGTAEDILLRPANDYVASFIQDVDRSRVLTASSVMDTGVDGHEADCDCATATPDMPFTDLCALSARLTHPVAVLDAADEVVGVVPQARLVAFLGGEPTEQEKVSARA, translated from the coding sequence GTGTCAGCCAGGCTAGAAGCCGAACACCTGCACAAGGTGTTCGGCAGACGACCCGACCAGGCAGTCGAACGGCTCCGCGCAGGAGCCGACCGGGAGGAACTGCGCGCCGAGGGCACCACCGCCGCCGTGATCGACGCCTCCTTCTCCGTCGCACCGGGCCAGATCTTCGTCGTCATGGGCCTGTCCGGCTCCGGCAAGTCCACCCTCCTGCGGATGCTCAACGGACTCCTTGAGCCCACCGCGGGCCGCGTCCTCTTCGACGGCCAGGACCTGACCGCGCTCGGCGACCGCGAGCTGCGCGCGGTCCGCGCCCGCAAGATCAGCATGGTCTTCCAGCACTTCGCGCTCTTCCCGCACCGCAGCGTCCGCGAGAACGCCGCCTACGGACTGGCCGTGCAGGGCGTGCCCCGCGCCGAGCGCGAGGCCCGCGCCGACGAGGCGCTCGCCCTGTGCGGTCTGGCCGGCTGGGAGGACTCCTGGCCCGACGAGCTGTCCGGCGGTATGCAGCAACGCGTGGGCCTGGCAAGGGCGTTGGCGACCGACGCCGATCTGCTCCTCATGGACGAGTCGTTCAGCGCGCTCGACCCGCTGATCCGGCGGGACATGCAGGACAAACTCCTGGAACTCCAGAAGTCGTTGAAGAAGACCATCGTCTTCATCACCCACGACCTCAACGAGGCCATGCGCCTCGGCGACCGCATCGCCGTCATGCGCGACGGCCGCATCGTCCAGACCGGCACCGCCGAGGACATCCTGCTCCGCCCCGCGAACGACTACGTCGCCTCCTTCATCCAGGACGTCGACCGCTCCCGGGTACTGACCGCGAGCTCCGTCATGGACACCGGCGTCGACGGCCACGAGGCCGACTGCGACTGCGCGACCGCCACCCCGGACATGCCCTTCACCGACCTGTGCGCCCTCAGCGCCCGCCTCACCCACCCGGTCGCGGTGCTCGACGCGGCCGACGAGGTCGTGGGAGTCGTACCGCAGGCACGCCTCGTCGCGTTCCTCGGTGGCGAGCCCACGGAGCAGGAGAAGGTGAGCGCCCGTGCCTAG